The sequence agatatcccgttatgccctcagacgaaccatcaaacaagcattgcgtcaatacaggattaagattgaatcctactacaccggctctgaagctagtcggatgtggcagggcttgaaaactattacggactacaaagggaaacccagaagcgagctgcccagtgacgcgagcctaccagacgagctaaatgccttttatgctcgcttcgaggcaagcaacactgaagcatgcacgagagcaccagctgttctggatgactttgtgataacactctcggtagtcgatgtgaacaaaacctttaaaacaggtcaacattcacaaagccgctgggccagacggattaccaggacgtgtactcaaagcctacgtggaccaactgtcaagtgtcttcactgacattttcaacacctCCCttaccgagtctgtaatacctacatgtttcaagcagaccaccatagcttccttgggcacagggactaaggtAATATGCccaaatgattaccgccccgtggcactcacgcggtagcaatgaagtgctttgaaagactggtcatggctcacatcaacagcatcctcccggacacccaagacccactccaattcgcataccgccccaacagatcaccgacaacaatgagacggcctatagggaggaggtcagagaactggcagtgtagtgcctggataacaacctctccctcaatgtgagcaagacaaagtagctgatcgtggactacaggaaaaggcaggtcGAACagccccccattaacatcgacggggttgtagtggagcgggtcgagagtttcaagttccttggtgtccacatcaccaatgaactatcatggtccaaatataccaagacagtcgtgaagagggcacaacaaaaccttttcccagatcctcaaaagcttctacagctgcaccatcaaaagCATCcctactggttgcatcaccaacCATGTATGGCAATTGCTTGGCATCTGACCTTAAGGCGCTACAGCGGGTAGTGCGAACgcccccagtacatcactggggccaagcttcctgccatccaggacctatataacaggcggtgtcagaggaaagcccataaaattgtcagagactctagtcacccaagttatagaccgTTTTCTCtgataccgcacggcaagcggtaccggagcgccatgtctaggaccaaaaggctcctcaacagcttctacccccaagccattagactgctgaacaattcataaaaaaaaatcgccaccagacaatttacattgacgaTGCAATTCCTTAAACCGCTACGCCACTCGTGTGACCGAATATATATTTGTACTCACCCTCGGGCGAATTGATGTAGTCGGAGCTAGATTCCACAAATCCTGGTCTTGGCTCAGAAAGTTTCGTACACTAAACTTTCTTGTGCCATTATCCTCCAGTAGCCTAGCACATTTTCCAAATGAGCTAACACTGAAAAGTCTCTCTCATTGAAGACAAGGAGCAATGAGCTGAGTAggctaccccttcctctgtctcgTAGCCGCGTAATGTAGATTAGAACTCTTTCAAGGCATGTCTGTCACGTGACATTTTTGGGCTGCACGCAGCCTCAGTGTGCTCATTGTCTAGGTAGCTAGATGGACTGGCTAGTTAGCAGACTTGAAAAGTTAGTTTTTAGCTTGCTATGCTAGCATCACAGAGCACTTGCTaaattagcttgctagctaacaacgATTCCTCGCTGAACAATGACTCCTACTTGTATGAGGGGTAATGCACTTCAGTGAGAACAAGTTTACCATCCAGATGCATGTCTGGGTACCCTGCCTAGCTTTGAAAATAAGCTGTGTTGGTTTCAGCTGAGCTATAATGTAAACACAATTAGATATTGATCAGCTTCCAAACTCATTTGCGTAGACTACCTAAATAATATTGAATAGTTGATGGCATGATGTTGAAACAATGACGTTGATTCAAACATACCATTTTACTATCAACATTGAAACAATGTCAAATAAAATGTCTAATCAAATATGAAATTCAACATCATTTCAACCATCCAAAATACAGTATATTGAATATAGGATGAAAAATATGCTTTTTAACACAATTTCAACATATACATAATCATTAGAACTATGTTGAAATTTGATGTAACAACTTTTAAGTCAGATTTTCATTGTATTTAAATTGAGATTTTACCCTAATTTCAATGTTTACAACGCTGGTTGAAAtgagatttatttattttttaaacacgtGTGCTCAACGGGAAGTCTGTCTTCTGCACTATTATTTTCACAATCCATTTGAAATTTGTGGAATAGTTTTAATCTATCCAGTCCCTGTCCCAGCTGTGTTTTCAATACCCCCATACACTAGCCTACTCTATGGGGGGGGAGTAGTCTAAAACAAATTGTGTgcatgggtttgtgtgtgtggtgtcattgGTCATTTATGTGGTCTGGGAGCAGAGTGAGCTTTGTGAACCGCCTGGAATGTGTCAGCAGTCGGGCTCTAATGAGTTTATCAGTGGCATTGTGCTGCTACATTACAAAATGGTTTCCTTAATGAACCTTCCTAAACAGACAACTAGCTCGAGGTCTACGCTTCAACATGGTCAAGATGAGGTTTCAAACGGTTCTCTTTACTTTATCCATCTGCTTTGGTGCCATTTCATCGTCTCCCTCCATGTCCAACCCTCCGCCTCCGCCCTCGGACTtgaagaagagaaagacaggCTGTTTAAAAATAAGTAACTGTAGATGCATCATGAAGGACGGCTCAGGGGTGATAAACCTGGTAGCCATGGCGGAGTCAGATGGATTCTTGGTACCCCTAAAGCCTGTGCCATCGGAGAACGCACCACCAAATGCAGaaatcctcctctccttcagccccTGTCAACCGTTCTCTGAGCCAGAGGAGCTCGCAGGGACAGACTGCACAGATGTGGCTGCCTGTCTGACAGTCAGGTATGTACTTTTTTGTTGAAATCTTAATAGCTAAACAAATACACAAGTAGTGGCAGTCTTTTGTGTTGGTCAATATTAGATTCTGTGAAGCATCAATATAGGCTTAAATATTTACAAAGGACCCCAAAGATTAATCAATTATTCATTTACTGAGCAGGTTTTACAGAAATAGCAGATACATCAGTCATTACATAAACTATGGGAGACATGAGGGCAACGAATTCCATTACAACAGCAGCTTGCAGACACTGTCCGTTTCATATTCTGGTAAGCAGAAGTGTAAATCAGAAGTGTCATTATTATTATGGTCCGTGCGctcaacattgacatcagctTTCCATTTCTCTAGTCCTAGAGTACACCCACCCCCTGACAGTAGTACACTACCGCTGTAGTCCCAACAGATCCACTTACTTCGCCCTACACTTTGATGGAGACATTCCCCTGCAAATCTGGGTGGAGAGTCCCTGTGCCTGTCCAAACGCCTGTGCCCTGGGGGACGTGGGTCCTGGCACCATCTTCCTCATCATCCTCTCCCTCAGCGCCACTGCCTACTTTATCCTCGGTAAATACAGTGTATCCACATGTAGATACAGACCGGTGACAGCAGGTGCCTTACTATATTACCGTGTGCCCTCTTTTGAGCCCcttctaacctctcctctgtgctccttccctctcctctgtgctccttccctctcctctgtgctccttccctctcctctgtgctccttccctctcctctgtgctccttccctctcctctgtgcTCCTTTCTACAGGGTCCTGTGCTCTGCGGCCATTCAGGACAGGCAGTGGAGTGCAGATCGCTCCAGAGGAAAGTCTGTGGTGCATGCTCTGTTACATGTTCACTGAACGCAGAGGGGGTAGGAGGAGAAGATACATCTCCCTGCAAGAGGAAACCCTGTGAAGCATGGGATATTGGATACATGGGGAAGGAGAAAGTGGAAGATGACACAAAGCTACTGCATATGAAATGACACTGAGGGAAACCTGGGCTTGAGATCGATTATATTTCCAGTGATGTGACTGATATTCATTTAGGAGACATGATTTTCTATTTGTTAATGAATGGGGTTAATAATAGTAGTTGGATAGCATTGAACAGCATAACTAACAACCAGACTAACATTTTAAACAAAGTCATTGCTTCATTTAgattaaagattgaaaaaagaaaAAATATCAAATACATTATTGTTCATGAAACATTTAGGGAGGATCACAAAAATAGACCAAGATTATTGTTCATTTTAGAATCTAGTATACATGTGCATTTGTTAAAATGACAATCTAagattaatttatttttttacagattAGACAAAATGCTAATCAATGTGTAGGACACTGGGGTTGTGTGTATAGCTTAAACCCCCCTTCAAACACAGGAAAGAAGAAcggaaattaaaaataaaaaaaattcaatcTAAAGTGCTGTCGCAATGAACGTCACACATCACCTGAGACCAGCCAATGTAAACCCAGCTGTGGTCAATATTAGCCCTATGTGATAACtgatattttgtacataatgcacAGCAATAAATACAGAATCTCATTTAACACATTCATAGGCAGACAACTGATAGATATTATCTATCAGCAAATTGCAAAATGTTAACTCTGAACAAGTGTATCAAACCTCCAAGAATTCAGTCCATAACAACAGCTCTATTAGTCACATATGATAGAAAAAGTATATCACAGTTTACATTCAGATATGGAGGAAAACAATTTGTTCTGTATTTTTCAACATCATTGAGAATGTAATTCTATAAAATCAATAAACAGGGAACCTTCCAAACCTCTGTAGTGCTTGATaaattccatttaaaaaaatctaacaaACCAGCAAGCTGgttggaaaaacaaacaaatgatgAATGATCCTTCATAAGATAATGTTTGACGACATCTGCCAGTGTAAAAGACCTCTGAATATGTACTGTCAAGTCTGACCCCTAGCTTCTTACCCCTTTGGTGTTTGCAGATCTGAGAGAATCAGACAGCACCAAATAGACATCTAAATGGGTTTAGAACTTATAGCATATAAAACTTTCCCCATATTACTACACCTACCCAGTTCCTTGAGATCTGTAAACACTAAACAGAACAGGCTAGGAGCTACCAGTTTTTTGGGGACATCCCTCAGCAGGCCATTTCTTCACAAGGGGGCGCCAGAGTACTACAATCTAAATGGGATTGAAACCAGTCAGACTGTGCTGAGAACCTTCCCACTTCTCCATCACCAGCTCTCCTCCAATAGTGACTAGCACTGTCATCACAGAGATGATCTGGTGCTTTGGGTCATGTATGAGAAAAATACATTCTAAAGTAGCGCATACAATGTGTATTGGGTATTTTCTTTACAGTATTACATTTGTCCGATCGTTATTTCTCAATATTTGTGGAAAGGCTGAGGATAGAGAAATGCATGATGTCACTTCCTGATCAACAGGACAAGAAATCTACCATGGAAACAAAGATAGTGTAACAACATACAGCTGAAATGAGTTTAGATTTAAGCCACATCTTCTGTGGGTACATCACATTAGAAATAAAGTGCAAAATGACCAGACAAAAACTGAACAGTTTACAAATCAGACCCCATAGGGTAAACAGATCCACAACTAAACATGAAAACTGTGCGGTACAGTCCTCCTCTCATGGCAACCAGCTCGGCTGGTGCTCCAGGATGACTACCATATATTTCTAGAGTTAGTCCACAAGCTTGACCACAGAGGCCTCAACTTAAACTCACATCTTCACCAGTCCTAATGGCTCTCAATCACAACTGGCTCATAGACACCCGCGGACACCCTGAAAGAATGAAAAGTAGGAGagtaagaggtgtgtgtgtgtgtgtgtgtgtgtgtgtgtgtgtgtgtgtgtgtgtgttctcacctgtTTCCAAGCTGTAGCTCATTCAGGGAAGTGGTCCCGTCTCTACTGACAAACAGTCGCAGGTTACTGTCTGAAGAGGAAACAATCACACCAAGAGAAAGCCAAATGAAACACAGCACAATAGAGGCAGTTATGTACAAAAGAGATTGCAAAAAATGTGCTGGACAAGTGAAAGGGCAGGCTTCATACCTTCAGTGTTACTTATGTCACCAAAGTTCTGGCTCTGGACGATCTTTTCAACTATATCGTCAGCATCGATGCGGGTGTCATTCACCCAGGAGGGATGGCTCTCCACAGAATCCTGCTTCCTCCTGTCACAGGGTGGAGGGGAAAGGCCCAGTCACTCAACAGCAAGGTGACAAACAGCAGTCATACAAAGAACAATATCAGTAGTGTTTCACTGATGGATTGGAGTGTTTCATAGATTGTGAAAACAGACACATTGGGCTAAACACATCTGGTGGGTGGGAGATTGGTCTTGCCTGGGGGGTCTGTTGGATGGCAGGATGGGCCGTGGGGGGCGAGGGGGTCTCTCTGGCCGGCAGATGTCGCTATCCCTCTCTGGGGGGGTGTCTACGGTCACACTCAGGCCCCCAGAGGTGCTACTTCCTGTGGAGGTGTTCCTCCGGTGTGTGAGGTCAGACAGACTGGAGGAGCAGGAGTGCTCTGTGCTGTAGCCTGGGGAACAAGAGTTTACATTACTGCCATTGGTGCAAATACAGTAACAAAGAAATATGACCTCTGGAGAGGGAAGATGgggaacaggaacacacacctgaGATCTTGCTCAGCTGGCTGGCATAGCTGGAGTTGCGAGAGTGGCCCGACTGGAACACTTCTCCTGGGCTGGCCACCTGGGTCTGGTCTGGCTCCTCTGGAAGTCCTGACATCAACCAGAACCACACCTCAATTAGTTAGTCCCTCACCATGTCTCCGAGGCCTGGGTTAACTGTTTAGTGTTGATGAGATAATCATAAAAACACCCACAGTTACAAGGTTTAATCGGATCCTTCTTCCATGTCATACCTGAGCTGATGACAGAGGGTCTGGGCTTTATGGACCGGCCCAAAGAAGGGGGCCGGTTAGGGGTTCCAGTGCCCTCACCCTTACAGTCTAGCTGCAGGGTATGGTCCTGGCCTGAGATCGAGATGGACTTGGCTGTGCTGGGGGCACTGCAAAAAAACATGACTGGTCAGTCCACATGTTATACTGTGGGAAAAGGGGCAACAGCATCACGTTTACTAAATGTATGATGATGAATGACAGATCAGAGATTTGAACAGCTATCAGGTCACTCACGTTTTAAAGCACGGATCTCCAGAGAGGAGGGTCATCCCGATAGTCACCTTCAGAGGAGATCCAGACAAAGACGACTTTTATtacaaaataaaaagtaaaaaagACAGTCATGTTTGCAGTAGCTATCAAAAGTTCCGCTGAGGTGCAGGGCATCAACAGCACTGGGTGATCAGTTGTCGTGTGTCATGTGGGACAAGTGGGCCAGAGCCCCACCAATATCCAGGATATTTGCATGCAATTCTGGTATTTCATGTCACAACAAAACATCATCAGTTAGCAAACATTGtttatatttttaaaaaattggTTGATCTAATAAAGCATACGTGGTTGCTTTCCGATTGCATTGTTGTTTTGGTCAATTTGTATTGAATAAAATGCAGCAGTTTCAGCGTTGCTCTGTGCTTTGTGTGgtggagaggcagacagagaaagTACAGAGCATAGGTATCGTTGGCACAGGGTGCTGTCACTCATGGGGTCACTACATCACCTGCTGGGAGAGCTAGCCAGCAAAAGCCCCTCTTCGGTGCCCAGGGGCCAGGGTTCTGGTCTAGAAGCCCAGTTTCAACTACTCCTACAGTTTTGCTTcggtactgcagtttaactgacGCCCGGCAAAAGACCATTTCCATAGATGGAAGTCAGATTTGAAAATTCTTAATAAGAGACACTATAGTCATCACCTCTTTGCACAAAACATCCACTGAATTATTCAAATAATTGTCGCTGAGGAcgtttattagatttttttttaatcactcACAATTACAATTTTATATTCATCCAATGTCTGCCATGTTTTTGGATAACGTGATGCTTTCGTCGCTGCTTGTGCTCACCAAGAAGGCTCTTTGTCATTAGCAACAGATAAATCAACGTCTTATGCCCACcaactttgattggactgatgtgTCAACTTCATAGCTAGCTAGTTCTTTACCACGCACTGTTAAACACGTCttcaagctagctagcttaaaCATGGAACTGTAACTGTGCAATAGAAACAGCGAGGGAATAGCGTCATAAACGTTGCATATTGTTAACCAGGCCCCTTTATAATAGGCAGGCAGATGCACGCAATGTCACAATATTGCAGACCGATTACTAGCTAGTTTACtcctgctgactgcaggaatgtccaccagagctgttgccagagaatgtaatgttcatttctctaccataagccaatgtcattttagagaattttgcaaccgcagaccacatgtagccacgccagcccaggacctccatatccggcttcttcacctgcgggatggtctgagaccaacCACCTGGATAGCTGataaaactgaggagtatttctgtctgtaatgaaaaccttttgtggggaaaaacgaattatgattggctgggcctggctccccagtggttgGGCCTATGCCTTTAAAGTCAACATGCAactaatatatactgaacaacaatataaagtCAACATGCAAcatattgttgttcagtatatattagtTGTTCTGTTCAACCAAACCCGACCCTGAAAAAGACCCAAGGTCAACAGTCGACTCCTGTCCACCCAAGCTCAGTCACTTACCTTCAGTATGGAGTTGTCCTGTCTGGTGTTCTTGGTGTCGTATCCCTCCAGTAGACAACAGCGGACCGCAGAGCCTGAGCCAGCGAACTCTGCCATGTTTAGGTCAGTAAAACCCAGCTGAGGGAGAGCAACAGTTacattaaaggtagactcagcgatatgaagTAGATAAAGAAAGTAAACAGCATTGTGGGTCAAACTAAGAGTGTTGAAGAGGGAGGCTCAATTTCTCCGCTGTTTTGTTGCCCTGGCTACTACGCTGTGTACAGCGTGAAGAAAACCCGTGCACATGAGCCGATACTGTGTGAGAGCAAggtcttgcatctcgctcatctcaatatctgcggtgctgcttGTGGCAACGTCATttcactgagtctacctttatGTACAGTAGTTTTAAACCTTCATATACTGTGATATACATGTAGCCATCTGGATGTAGAGACAGACTGTATATGCTCCAGACACTTAGCCCTACTGCTTCTCATTTTAATCTCAGGTTATCCAAGAGGAGATGACTCTCATTTCCCTTTCTCCAGGTTTCATTTCCTCGAAGCTACTGTTTACAGATGTGTGTATTTAAGGAAGCCTACTTCCAAGGAGGAAAGGGATTATATTTAGCTTAAGGAAATCCAGAAGCAGAATGTGAGAAAACACAGGAAGGGTCCCTGGCAACCTGAGTGTGCATTCTCTGTAAACTTTCCCCATCTAACATGGTATAGTTTACATATGCTTATACAGGAGTGCCAAAGTTGTTGCTTGTGTTTGTAGAAGTGGGGTGACTAATGTTCCTGTTTAAATGGAGCAACGGGAGTGTTTGTTGACATCAGGCTACAGTAAATTGTTTAAATGTGTTTATGGATATAGGATGGAGTGCTCAGGAGGAGTGGGCTCTTACCTTTGAATATGTTTTTCCTCCTTTGAGTTCCTGTAGAGAAAACAGGAAGAGGGAGATGACTCCTAAGGACTTTGACAGTCAGGCATGCAGTGGAGTGTGTTTCTTTAGCACTGCTCTACCATCAGATTATAGAGGCTACAGAGAGTTAGGGGGTGTTAATTGTACATGGAAAGATGCATAATCCATTATTACATGCAGGAAACTGTAGCCCTGGATGTTCAGAGATAACAGCATAGAGCTGTGTGTTGGTAAGAGAGAGGTCTCCAATCAGTCAACACAGACCTTCCGCACAGAAACCCGACAGATCGAGGGATCCAGCACTCCAGTTGTCGGGGTGGCACTCATTTTGCACAAAAAGGTGAACCTCTTCTTCCATCGAACACAGTTCTCCTGAACCTCCACTCTGTGTGACAAGAGGACAGGGATCAACAAGGGGATGGCACTACAGCACAGATGCATCAATCTCAATCAAAAAGGAATTGGTTAACACATCTGTTATTAGTGTCAAGAGAAATCTAAAGTGGAGAGTGAATGACAGTCATTACTGTTTGAGTGATCTCAAAAAAAGAAGTCACTAATTCAACGTAGCATATGACATCACTTGTGCATTTGGCCTCTCTTCAATGTCTTGCTCCAGTTTTAGAGAAAGTAAACTTGTTGTCGAAGAAACGGTGAACAATAATCTGCAGGCTTCTGTAAAAAGAAAGTTGATATAATTAGGCCAGTGCCTGACGTCACCCTGTCCATCCATACGTTGAGGAAAATGGCTGAGAATACAGAGTGGTTGGCATAAAACATTCCTGGTGATAATCTACTTCCCATTTTAACATGCTTTAAACCCTCCTTCTCCCAACTGGACAGATGGACTGAGTGCAAGCTTTGACAGTACTACAGTCATGCCATGGCACGGACCCAGTATCCAGCCACTCAGAATGCACAGAAGAAACTCTAGTGAATTCAGTGCTTAATGTGGACTATGGAAAGAATAAATAACTTGCACAAGAGGAGCTAAATGTATAGGGCTAGATATGCATGACCCATCATCTTTAATGCAAACACACAGCCATGGTGGACAGATCGGCCTGGTTACTGTAGTGTGTACCACCTTCTGGGAGTGCTCAAACAATCAGGTATTACCAGACTGAAGTCAACTACACCAGAGGATACCCAGTGAAACATAACTATCCTTTAAAATCAGGCAAAACCCAAACACCCTGTACAAGTGAGAAGGCAGTAAATGCAGCAGGCTTCCTGAGCAGTTGATCCAACAGAGAagtaaagtgccttcagaaagtattccctttacttttccaccttttgttgtgttacagcctgaatttaaaatagttaaattgagattttgtgtcactgatttacacacaataccccacaacgtcagaGGAATTTGTAAGGCTTgacgctggagacgagaagcaggtacagggagtgaacatttaatgaacaatggacatgaaacagaacaggaacaACATCTTGACAGGGGGAGAAGAAAAATAGGGCCAGCTGAAGCATGATGGGGGATGGGCGCCTGCAGAGCCCACCGAGGCAAGAAGACCTCTCAAGCCAGGTAAGGTGTGGAAGCCCGACGTGCTAgctgaggcacccccggttccatcggcgaCTACACCCGGACCCGACATCTCCAATCAAAACAAAAACTCCCCGATGCTTCCATTagtggtgtcagcattctgtaaggatcaacgctggagacgagaagcaggtacagggagtttACATTTAATAAacaacagacatgaaacagaacaggaacagcgCCTGGACAGGGGGAAAATAACGACATCAACGACagtaatgctgacacggggaaccAACTGAGGAACAGAGATATAGACGAGGCAATGAACAAAAtaaaaggagtccaggtgagaccAATATTGTGCagctgtgtgtaatgatggtgacaggtgtgcgtaatgaagggcagcctggcaccctcaagttctggagtaaaaatgtgcttaacaaatcacataagttgcatgaactcattctgtgttcaataatagtggttaacatgatttttaaatgactacaccatctctgtacaccacacatacagataattgtaaaggTCCCTCaaatcgagcagtgaatttcaaatcacagattcaaccacaaagaccagggaggtttttccaatgcctagcaaagaacaggtgtagacatttccgtgaaatgcttacttacaagcccttaaccaacaatgcagttaagaaaaataatagttacaaatatttactaaataaactaatggAAAAAATGAGAGctacaataaaataacaaggctacatacagggctaccggtatcgagtcaatgtgcaagggtacaggttagtcgaagtaatatgtacatgtaggttggggtaaagtgactatgcatagataataaacagcgagtctcagcagcgtaaaaaaaaaaaaaaaaaaaaaaaaggcaccaattggtagatgatGGGGGAAAAAGTTATTCATTACGctttggatggtgtgtcaatacacccagGCGTCCTCCCTAACTTAGTTGCCGGAAAGGAAactactcagggatttcaccacgaaGCCAATGCTGattgtaaaacatttacagagtTGAGTGGTTGCGATATGCAAAGAAATAAACGtttggtcctgaatacaaagtgttacgttgtgttggatttgccccaaacacatcACGGAGTACCACtgtttatattttcaagcatggtggtggctgcatcatgttatgggtatgcttgtcatgggcaaggactagggaggtttttgaggataaaaagaaacagaatacagctataagcacaggcaaaatcctagaggaaaaccaactgaaccaggttttcagacactgggagatgaattcactgttcagcaggacaataacctaaaatacacgGGCCAAATCTACACcggaattgcttaccaagacgacattgaatgttcctgagtggcctagttacagttttgacttaaaatcgTCTTGAAGAATCTATGGCAAGGCTGTCTAGCAAAGAGCAACAATCAacgacagagcttgaagatttttttaaaagaataatgggcaaatattgtacaatccagatgtgcaaagctcttaaagacttacagctgtaatcgccaccaaaggtgtttctacaaagtattgactcagggttatTTCTTCATTCCATTTTCaataacatttgctaaaatttctaaaaacgttTTCACTTATGGGGTGTTACGTGTAGATCAGTGAGAAGAGAAATTTTTTTATAAAATTTTGAATTGAGaccaacaacaaaatgtggaataagtcagggggtatgaatactttgaaggcactgtacctaagGCTGACCATCACTGTTCTGAAAAAAAGCACAGGGGAGTACTACAGTCCCTTTTGTCAAGCAACAGAAAATAAACTCACTGCCATTCAGGTTGGGTGTTGTGCAAAGAGGAATAATTTGCCCTGTGAACAGTGGTCAGTTAGCACATGGTCCCTAATCAGCTGACACATTTGATTAACTGTAGAGCTACAGAGGGGCTTCAGTATAGTGGTGGGTAGTCGTTGGCTCCTTGCAGGGCACAGGGCCAAGGCACGTGTTCCTACTCCATGCCATGCAAGGGAGTGGCGTCATAGGATCATCTGCCCAAAGAAAAGTTCCAGGTGAGCCACATGTGATCCCTGCAGTACCTCTACATCAGGGACAGCATGTCCCCAACTGCACACATGGCTTTTACGATGCAGACCAAGTATCAATTCCACACTTGAGGCATACTATCTGAAGTCACATGACTGACAGTGACACTTTATACACTGCTTCACTAGTACATGGCTGTCCCCTCTGCATTGACACATGGCTAAAATGCAAGAGATGTGATCCAGCCTTCCACATAATGGATATATAGCACTGTTTAAGTTTATAAAATTCTTCCCTTCTCTTGTATGAGTGTCGGTTCCACAAAAACTGAACCCCACCACAGCAAGCATTTTAGATTTACACTTGGAACCATCATCGTGCGGTGAAACATCGGAAGTCATACATTTTCAATGGAAGGAAAGCGAGAGAATAGGGGGGCGGGGAGACTGGTAAAAGTGATGCGAGCATGGGCAAGGGAGCTGAGTAGGCCGGGA comes from Salmo salar chromosome ssa20, Ssal_v3.1, whole genome shotgun sequence and encodes:
- the LOC106579974 gene encoding uncharacterized protein; its protein translation is MVKMRFQTVLFTLSICFGAISSSPSMSNPPPPPSDLKKRKTGCLKISNCRCIMKDGSGVINLVAMAESDGFLVPLKPVPSENAPPNAEILLSFSPCQPFSEPEELAGTDCTDVAACLTVRFYRNSRYISHYINYGRHEGNEFHYNSSLQTLSVSYSVLEYTHPLTVVHYRCSPNRSTYFALHFDGDIPLQIWVESPCACPNACALGDVGPGTIFLIILSLSATAYFILGSCALRPFRTGSGVQIAPEESLWCMLCYMFTERRGGRRRRYISLQEETL
- the eeig1a gene encoding protein FAM102A, with amino-acid sequence MAFFVKKKKFKFQTHLTLEELTAVPFVNGVLFCKLRLLDGGDFVATSSRVEVQENCVRWKKRFTFLCKMSATPTTGVLDPSICRVSVRKELKGGKTYSKLGFTDLNMAEFAGSGSAVRCCLLEGYDTKNTRQDNSILKVTIGMTLLSGDPCFKTAPSTAKSISISGQDHTLQLDCKGEGTGTPNRPPSLGRSIKPRPSVISSGLPEEPDQTQVASPGEVFQSGHSRNSSYASQLSKISGYSTEHSCSSSLSDLTHRRNTSTGSSTSGGLSVTVDTPPERDSDICRPERPPRPPRPILPSNRPPRRKQDSVESHPSWVNDTRIDADDIVEKIVQSQNFGDISNTEDSNLRLFVSRDGTTSLNELQLGNRVSAGVYEPVVIESH